In Oscillatoria sp. FACHB-1407, the sequence TCGGGATGAGAAATCATAGAAACGTGACTTGCGTCTAAAGCGATCGCAGTTGCACCAATTCGTTTTGCTGAATCGCGTTGTAAGTCGGGTGGAATGGTCTGGTCAACGTTAGAGATGATGTACCAACTCGGTTTACGTTTCCACGCTGGGGTATCTACGGTTGCTTGCAACAGTGATGTAGATGGTGCAGTTTGAGTTGCATAAATGAGTGCCGCTTGTTCTGCTGAAAGATCGTTCGCAAACGCCTTCTGCACGCCTTCTTGAGCAAGCCAAATGAACCCATCTTGCACTTGAAAGTATTGTGATGCAGGAGCCGCTTCGTACTGGCTCAAAATGTCTACTACTGTTTCACCCGTATTCGGGGCAAGGGCAGCAATATAAACTAATCCGGCAACCTGTTCGTCATTTCCAGCTTCAGTAATGACAAACCCGCCCCACGAATGACCAACTAAAATACATGGACCTTCAAGACGAGCTAAAACACGTTTTGTTGCAGCAACATCATCCGCTAATGACGTCAATGGGTTTTGAACGGCAATAACGTTATAGCCTTCTTGCAATAATGCTGGAATGATCTCACCGTAACTTGATCCATCTGCCCAAAAACCATGAACCAACACAATATTTTGAATTTTGCTCATCGTGATTCTGCCTTGTCACTAACCTGTTTGTGTTACATCTCATGGTGTAGAGAACGGTCAATTGGTTGAATACACGAGGTTGAAAGGGATTTTTTTGGACTGTTTTCAGTCAATAGCCAGAAACTTACTGTCTATCTTCACAAAAAGTGTAGACCGCAAGAAATCTTTTGTATGTTATGGCGATTTAGATATATTGCAAAAAAATTTTCGTATCTCTTCAAGATTGATCGCAGTATTAACAAAAACTAGGACGGGGTGCAGGGGTGGAACCCCTGGCTTATCCCTTACCAACACCGATGCTATAGCGTAAGGTTTCCTCTTGACGTTTGACGGCGGCTAACAGTTCGGCATTTTGCAGAATGACTCCCGCCTGGTTGTTAAAGATCTGCATGTATTTCTGGTCGCTGTGATCAAAGCTGGCGCGAAACCACAGGGGGATATCTTGATCATCAGTGGGTTCGTCCATCACTTCGGGCGATCGCCGCTTATTAATCAACTGTGTGACACCAATCAGTTCGCCATCCGGGTTAAACACAGGCATACACAACAGGCTATAGGTGCGATAGCCACTGCGTTGATCGGTTTTGCGAGCCGTTTCAGAGTCGGGATGTTCGTACAAATCAAAGGGGATATTGATTGGCTTTTGCGTTTCTGCTACTTTGCCTGCGTAACCTTCTCCAATTTTGAGACGAATTTCTTTCTCGCCCCCCTCATCAAAGGGAATCTTTGTCCACAACTCATTCGTGTAGGGATCGCGCAACCAGAGTGTGCTGCGATCGGCATTCATTAACTCTTTTGCGGCTTGCATCACCCGCCGCAAGATTTCATCCGGTTCTAAGCTGCTCTGGCTCACGGATCGTGTCGCTGCCATCAGTGCGGCGGCAACCCGTTGTCCTCTGGCGGTTTTGTGATAGGAGCAGAAGCTTTCAAGAATCATGCGGATGAGCGGTGCATTAGCGACAAATTGCTGTTCGTCAGCAGCGGTAAAACCTTGTGGATCAACGCGATCGCCTAAGGGCAGTGCAGAGTCATGGGTGCGTTGGAGTTTATTGAGCAGTTGCACGACTGCGATCAGATCGCCTCGTTCGTTTAACAGTGGCATCGCCAGCATGGTGTAAGTGCGATAGTGGTTGCGCTGATCCTGTTCCTTGGCAGTCTTAGAGCGGGGGTCATCGTAGAAGTCGAAGGGGATGTTGATAATCTGTTTTGTTTCTGCCACCTCTCCAACGATGCCTTTATTGGCAGGAATGCGAATTTCAAGGGGGCGATCGCTGTTTTCAGACTCCGCCACAATCGACCAAAACTCCTCCCGTTCTTCGTCCAGTAAAAAAATCGTGGTGCGATCGGCGCAAAGCGATTTGCCAATTTTTAGCGTGATCGATCGCAATGTAGTGTCCAGAATGTCATCAAAGCCCTGGTTATCCATCACCTGGCTCAACATACTCAAGGTTTGCAACACTACGCTTTGAGGCTGATTCTCGGCTTGTCGCTTCATCTCAGCAAACTGGCGAGCATTTTGCAGGGCAACCCCCACCTGAGCATTAAAAATCTGCATGTATTTTTGGCTGCTGGCATCAAAGCTCGCCTTGAAGCACTCAGGGGCTTCAGGCCATGTTGCCGGGTCATATTCGGGAAACTCTCCCTGGCGGCGTTTGTTTACTAACTGAGTCACGCCCAGTAGCACTCCATCTGGGCTCCAGACGGGCATGCACAGCAAACTACAGGTGCGATATCCTGTTTTTTGATCGGTTTGGCGAGCCGTTTCCGAATCAGGATGATCGTAAAGATCGAAGGGAATATTCAAAGTTTCCTTAGACTGGGCAACCATGCCCGCAAAGCCCTGTCCAACATTAATGCGGATTTCTTGCATCAAGCCATTCTCAAAGCGAACTTTTGTCCACAATTGGTTATTGTCGTGATCCAATAGCCAGAGGCTACTGCGGTCGGCATTCATCAATTTTTTGGCAGCTTCCATTACCCGCCGGATGATCTCATCGGAATCCAGACTACTCTGCGAGACCGATCGCGTTGCTTCAGTGAGTGCCTCTGACGCTTGCAGGCGTTGGGTCAGACGATAGCAATCCTGACAACGAGCCAGAATGCGCGAAATGGCAGGAGCATACTCTTCCAACTGGGTTTGGTCGGCATCGGTAAATCCTTGAGGATTGATGCGCTCTCGCATGGATGCATTGGGATTGTTCGATCGCTTCAATTTGTTAAATAGCTGAATGAACGCCACTAAATTGTGCTGCTCACTCGATAGCGGCACCACCAGTTCGCTATACACTCGGTAACGATTGGTCGCAGATGAGGTTTCTTCTGCCTCTATCCGTTCATCCCGGAAGTTGAATGGTGAATTGACCAAATTTCTAAAGTTGGTTAACTGTCCGCCGCTGCCCTTGTTTGTAATGACTTGGATTTCTGGTGAACTGCCTGACTCGTGACGTGCAATCACTGACCAGATGTTGTTCTTCTCCTCATCGATAAAAAAGATGGTGGTGCGATCGACACTCAGCAATTCGCCCAGACGCAATGTGATAGAACCGAGAATCTGATACAAAATATCGGCAAAGTCTTTGCCCTCCATCACATTTAACATCGAGAGCAATTTTTGCTCCTGGGTTGCCACCACTTGCATGAAATCTGCCTTTAGATCAATCAGGGTTTTTTGCACCCAATTGTTGTTGAATACGGAAGCATAGATGCGGTTTGCGATTTGCAATTTGCCAGCACGTTTGACGACTAATCCCGATAACCGTAATTCAATCTGTTCAGGGGCATCAGAGGCTTCTACTTCTCCCCTTCGCCAAATATTTTGATACAGATCGAGTAAAGCTCGGCTCCGCTGACCAATGCGTAACAGGCGATCGCGAATTGTTTTCAAATGTGGCGGCTCATCTGTGGCTTCCCAATTGTCGATCAGGCGCGATCGCACCAGTCCTTCGATCCACTCGGCTTCATGTCCTGTGGGAATCATCGATTCTGAAGTGTAAATCAGTTGGCAGATCTTCTGAGTGAGAAAAGGTTGTCCTTCTGTCCACGCTAAGATGGCTTCTAAAACCGCTTGGGGATTATTCGTTTTAGACTGTAAGCCGATCGCCAATGGTTGTACTTCTGAGAGTTGAAATCCGTATAATTCGATTGCTCGACCAATATTAAATGGAGTGCAATTTTTGTTTTGAATCAAATCGGATGGAGTGGATACACCCAGCAGGGCAAACGTTAATTGTTCGTATTCGTTACACGCTCGAATAAAAGCAAAAAAGTCATCAGTGCGAAAGTTTAAACTCAACATGCTGTCAATTTCATCAATGAAAATGACAATAGGCTTATGTACGGATGCCAATAACACTTCTTCGATAAATTCGCTCAAACGTTGTACGGGCGGTAAAAAATCGCGATCGCGCAACCACGATTGCAGATCAATGGGCAAATGAAAGCTCTTCACTAAACGTCGCATCAATCCCGCATACCACTGATCGGGAGTGATATCCTGACTGCCAATCTTGGTCAGGTCGATGGCTGCTCCAGCTACCCCTTCGGCTTGTAAACGGTGCATGGTTCGCACCCGCAAACTGGTTTTGCCCATTTGCCGCGAGTTCAACACATAGCAAAACTCACCCGCCTTTAAGCCTTCATACAGTTCACGGTCTGCCTGTCGCACCACATAACTGGGTGCATCTAAGGGTAAGTGTCCACCAACTTTATAGGTATACGTCATGGGGTTAAGACTCAAAACTAGACCTCAGAATGACCGAAGCGATCGCCAAAATAATGTTGATAAAGCTGAAAGCGAGGCGTAACTTCATTGCCCTGCAATTGCACCAGTCCTAAACTGTGCAGCTTAAACGCCAAAATTGATGCCAGTTCAACGGATTGGTGGCTCGTTACCACCCGTTGAAAGGCGATCGCCAGTTCTGGGTGGTGTTGCAAGTTCCACAAATGCCGCCGCAGGTGATCGCCATAAATCCCTGCTTCTGTAGGAGCCGTTTCAATTAATTGGGGTAAGGTCAACTGCCCCTGGGCGATGTGATAGAGTGCCAACCGCACGAGATACGGATGCCCACCAACAATTTGCATCAACTGGGCAACCTGGTCTGAGTGCCAATTCAAGCCGTGCCGCCGCGCCAGATCGCTGACTTGCTCTGGACTAAACTCTGATAACTCAATCGGCAAACCCACATTAAAGGGGGACTGATTCACATCAAGTGGAATGTAAACCTCGGTGGAATGCACTACAATCAAGCGCAATTTTTCCCACAATCCGCTGTCGCTGTCGCCATATCCCGCCTCCTCATACCAGGCGCGTAACAAACCAAAAAAGTCATCCGCAATTTTGGGATATTGAAATACCCGATCGACTTCATCCAATGCCAACACCATCGGCTGATCAATTTCAGATAACAAACAGTCTTCAAAATAGGCTGTGCAGTTGTCCTTGCTGCCATAGGTGTCTGACCAATATTGGTCAACGGCATGGGGGAGATGCAACCTGCGGGCGACACGAGTACATACCCATTGCAACAGTTGGTCTAAGCTTTCAAACACCGCTCTATCGGCGTGTTGAAAACTAAGGGGGACTGTGCGATAGCCTTGCTCACGCGCTTGATGCAAAATTCGCGACATCAGGGAAGTTTTGCCCATTTGTCGCGGAGCTTTAATGCGAATTAATGTCCCTGGCTGCACGATCTCACGATAACATCGTGCTTCGTAGGGCGATCGCTCCACATAAAACTGAGAATCTAATCGTACCTGTCCCTGCGGTAGTTCCGGGTCAGCGATGGGGCAAGGCGTTGGCAAGGTGGGAGAGGGACTGGGAACCGCCAGAGGATGGATGTGAAACACTGGAGATTGGGTGGTTAGGGACAACTCCTGACGGTCAATTAGCCCCGTGAGAGAACTGCTTTGCAGGGTTGCATTGCCATTCGCCCCATCCCCGTTAATCACATCTACGATCGCTTGAATGACCGCTGTACTGTCCATCGGGGATTGCCAAACCCACTGATGCACATAGCGCAAATAATTTTGTAGGTCATGGTTGAGCGGCATTTCCGGCGGACAGTTGACCTGAATCGGCAGGATGATCGGGTGATAGCGATGGCTTTTGCTTTGCAACTCCTTGACTCGTCGCAACTCTTCCAACACCATCTCGCTCACTGCTGCCTGAGGAGACAACAACAAGATAAAAAAATCACACCGTGCCAGACAGGCATCAATGTGGGTTAACCAGTCCCGATCCGACTGACCATATGTAGTTGGAATGATCCCTGTATCCACCATAAGAATGTGGTGTCCTGCGGTGGCGATCGCCTCACACAAATCGGTTGCTAAACAGCGATCGGGTTCCTGGCTACGATGGCTGACAAAGATCTGTTTGACAGCCTGCTCTGACATTTTTTCAACTCTTGTTGCCTCCTGTGAAAGGACAGCAACTGAGGAATGCGTTTGTCGTTGAAATGTTCTTTCTAATGCCCCACGAAATTGTTTTTTAGTGACCTTTTCTCCTAATACTGTTGATAATTTTTGCCACAATTTGTAGCCCACATATTTTTCGACGTACTCCGGGTTGTTGGGGTAAATCTCTTCATAGGTTTGCCCCTGCCACGACCCCATAAAAACATCTCTTTCTAAATTGCTGAGGTGTTTTCCGGTCTGGTCATAAATCAAACCATCCACAAATTCCAATGCTGTTTTAGCATCCATACGATTTCAGGAACGATCAGAATCAAACAATACACAAACTGGCACTCAATCTCAAAAACTCAAACACAGTGAGTGAGAGCATGGGCGATCGCAATTTTCTAAAAAAATCAGCTCACACTTTCCGAAAACACAGACTCCGCTGTTGAATGGAACTCTATCCAAGTTCACTCAACTCAACACACTACTGGGGTAATTGTGACTTCAATTCTAAGGCATTCCACGGAGACTCCTTTGATCTAGATCACATATATGAATGAGTAGAATCATCCTGCTTATTAAGCTAAATAACACATACCCAAACGACTTACTACCAAAAAAACTCACTTCAATAACACTCACCTCAATCGTTGGCCATCAAGATTGAGGACAAAATACATTGAGTTTTTATGAGGTTATATGAGGTTTAAAAAACCAACGGTCAATTATTAATAACCCTTGTCTAAGGGTGCATGATTAACGTTGTCACATCCATACGGGAGTCTACAGAAAATCTTTAATACCAACTGAAAATTCGTAGGGGTGTTTCAGAAATACTTTTAGAGAAGTGATATGTGAACTCAACCGTAAAACAAATTGATCAAGATCACAGGTTCACTTTCAGGAAGTATGAACTTTTCTGGTTGTTGTTGCTTGTTGTTTTAGGGATAGTGAGAAGCAACCAAGGAGAAACAACAAAGCGACCAAAGCACCCAGAGGAGTATGTGATATGTTTAACCCCACAGAAGTCATGATCGATCAATGCGTCAAACGGTTGACCAGTGGCTATCATCAAGCCTTTGGTAATCGCGACACAGAGTATGCTGATTTAATCGGTTGGGTTGCCCATCTCACTCTAGAGGCGATCGCCCACAGTGACGCTCCCTACCACGACATCGAACACACGATTTTGGTGACCCTGGTTGGACAAGACATTTTGCGTGGTAAGCAGTGCCTGGATGGATATGTATCACCCAAAGATTGGGCACATTACATCATCTCGTTGTTGTGTCACGACATCGGTTATGTCAAGGGAGTTTGTCAGCCCGACCAGATGACCCAACGCCTCTTTGCAAGTGGAAGAGGTGACAACTTGGTGCAACTCGCCGCCGGAGCCACCGATGCCAGTCTGACTCCCTATCACGTTGATCGCGGACAACAATTTGTCGCTGAAAAGTTCTCCAATCATCCGTTGATTGAGGTTGCTCTGATTCAAGACAACATCGAGTTAACCCGTTTTCCGGCACCGGATCGGGACCTCTATCGCGACACCTATCACTATCCCGGTTTGACGAGAGCCGCTGATTTAATCGGGCAGTTGAGTGACCCCCGCTATCTACAAAAGCTGCCAACGCTGTTTTATGAGTTTGCAGAAACAGGCACTAACCAGCAGTTGGGTTATCATCATCCTGATGATCTGCGGGCTAGTTATCCCAACTTCTACCGCAAAGTTGTTTATCCCTATGTGCAAACGGCATTGACCTATCTCGAAGCCACTCAACAGGGACGGCAGATTGTGGCAAACCTCTATGCCAATGTTTTGTCGGCTGAGCAAAATTACGCGGGCTTAAGTCTTGCTGCCTGATCTCTCAGCATGGGTCATACCCCTTGCCCCGGATCTTGTATCGCCTGCTATGATGGTGTACGTACTAGCACGGACGAAGGCATTTTTTTGAACACCTCAGACAATTGCTGTGCTATCTCACTTACAGCCTTTCTATTCAGTTTGGAAATGATTTAAATCACGATAGATAGTGATTTGGCTCAGTATCAGATGTGACTCGTTTGAGCCATACTATATCTGCACAAGCACTATCTACCGTCTTTGGGGTGTATGCAATCGCAAGTGAATTTACCGGATGCCTCAATTGAACAACTGGTTGAGCAGATCTTTGCGACCCGTCGAATTACTCGTGTTGATCAAGAGCGGTTTATGTCGGCTCTGCTATCTAAAAAAGCGTTAAATGATGCCGAACAGGTTCAGATCAATCGAGTGTTTGATGCTCTTCGTAGCGGTTTAATTAGGGTAGTAGAGTAACCAACGCTCAATGGGAATGAAATCCTACAAAAATGAAAGAGACGCGATCGCGTCTCTTTTCTATTTCAAAGGAGTTTTAGACCGAGTTGTTAGCTAACGCAAGCAACAGACTAACGGCTAGACCGAATCGGCCCGTTGTAATCGACTGTCACGCGCCAGTTATCCCGAAAGACGGTGACGACGCTCTCAACTGAAGGAGTTGCGGTGGGTCGTCCGCCTACAAAGGTGAATGTCCAACTGCCGTCACCATTATCAACATAGGGTGAGTTTGCAGCAGGACCATGCATCGATGACTCCGCCCGATAGCGGCTCAAACCACCGTTGGCACGCTCGGCGGCTTGTCTAGCTAAGTTTTTAGCCCGACCTAAATCAGCATCAACGGACACTGGAATGGTGTTAATTTGCTGAGTCCGAGTTGAGGAAGAACCACTGGTTGAAGTTTGGGCGTGGGTCTGAATGGTGCCTACAGTCAGAGCAGTAAGAGCGATCGCGGTTGCAATAGCAATCTTCTTCATAGGTTGTCTGTGATAGAAGTGTGACGATTGATATCCGAAAGCAACGTTGTATCAGGAGGTCCCACTTTCAAAGGGAGAGCTTTTAAAACGTTGCAACACTTCACCGCTTGACGGCATCACAGCTCAAAATGTGCCCACTGATGCAAAACAGCTAAAACCAGGGGGTCTGAAATCGTTCCTGTACCGTGGTTATCCCTACTGAAGAATTCTGACGCCCACGACAGAAGTGTTAAACCGATAAGTGAGTCCCTCGATCTCTAGAGGAGTGCCAATCTTAATCTTGTTATTTCCCAGCACTGGACCACTATCGACAATCTGAGCATTGCCACCCAGGGTAATCACCATATCAACGGTGTAATCTAACTCAGGGCGTGGGTCAGGAATCGCTCTCAGAGAACCGTCAGGTTGAGGAGCCGCAACAGTACGGGGCAATTCTTTTACAGTTTTGATGTCAACCTGCCCATAGGGCTGATTGCGAATAATAATGTTGGTCTTACCAGCATCGCGAATCTCGCTAACGAATTCAGCAGGGTTGGCAACCGTCAATCCTCGAACCATAACATCGACTTCGACGGGTTTTGTCTCGACCCCTAACTGAGCAACAGATCCGGAGCTTCCTGGAAAGAGAAAAATACCTGCTGCGACCAGGAGCATGATGATGGCAGCTCCAACGTCGAGAATGCTAATTTTGCCAAATAACCGACCTTGAGAATCTAAAATAGCCATGACGATAACGTCACCCCAGTGAGACACTTTAGCACGCAGCACCAGTTATACTTATTGCAAAAATAAAAATATACTGATGCGCTAGACCTTGCTAGCCTATCATGACTAGTGGTTCGTCAATTGTCTTTATTGAGCTGAGGCAACATCAAGCACATCAGTTACGTCATGTATTGAGTTAGTGCTTTGCACTGAGATTAAGTTTTTCTCTTGTTAGATTACTCACGATTTTCTCCTCATACCGGGTTATGTCTAATCTGTTGTCTCAACTCTACCGTCAGATCCGCCGCCGCTGGATCTACGGCTTTATGTCGCTGATTGTGGCGTTGGGGGTTGTTACTGCCACGCCTCAATCTTCTCAAGCCATTCCCTGGCTCGAT encodes:
- a CDS encoding alpha/beta fold hydrolase; translated protein: MSKIQNIVLVHGFWADGSSYGEIIPALLQEGYNVIAVQNPLTSLADDVAATKRVLARLEGPCILVGHSWGGFVITEAGNDEQVAGLVYIAALAPNTGETVVDILSQYEAAPASQYFQVQDGFIWLAQEGVQKAFANDLSAEQAALIYATQTAPSTSLLQATVDTPAWKRKPSWYIISNVDQTIPPDLQRDSAKRIGATAIALDASHVSMISHPEEVLKVIREAAVNSQRTPVL
- a CDS encoding GAF domain-containing protein, with amino-acid sequence MTYTYKVGGHLPLDAPSYVVRQADRELYEGLKAGEFCYVLNSRQMGKTSLRVRTMHRLQAEGVAGAAIDLTKIGSQDITPDQWYAGLMRRLVKSFHLPIDLQSWLRDRDFLPPVQRLSEFIEEVLLASVHKPIVIFIDEIDSMLSLNFRTDDFFAFIRACNEYEQLTFALLGVSTPSDLIQNKNCTPFNIGRAIELYGFQLSEVQPLAIGLQSKTNNPQAVLEAILAWTEGQPFLTQKICQLIYTSESMIPTGHEAEWIEGLVRSRLIDNWEATDEPPHLKTIRDRLLRIGQRSRALLDLYQNIWRRGEVEASDAPEQIELRLSGLVVKRAGKLQIANRIYASVFNNNWVQKTLIDLKADFMQVVATQEQKLLSMLNVMEGKDFADILYQILGSITLRLGELLSVDRTTIFFIDEEKNNIWSVIARHESGSSPEIQVITNKGSGGQLTNFRNLVNSPFNFRDERIEAEETSSATNRYRVYSELVVPLSSEQHNLVAFIQLFNKLKRSNNPNASMRERINPQGFTDADQTQLEEYAPAISRILARCQDCYRLTQRLQASEALTEATRSVSQSSLDSDEIIRRVMEAAKKLMNADRSSLWLLDHDNNQLWTKVRFENGLMQEIRINVGQGFAGMVAQSKETLNIPFDLYDHPDSETARQTDQKTGYRTCSLLCMPVWSPDGVLLGVTQLVNKRRQGEFPEYDPATWPEAPECFKASFDASSQKYMQIFNAQVGVALQNARQFAEMKRQAENQPQSVVLQTLSMLSQVMDNQGFDDILDTTLRSITLKIGKSLCADRTTIFLLDEEREEFWSIVAESENSDRPLEIRIPANKGIVGEVAETKQIINIPFDFYDDPRSKTAKEQDQRNHYRTYTMLAMPLLNERGDLIAVVQLLNKLQRTHDSALPLGDRVDPQGFTAADEQQFVANAPLIRMILESFCSYHKTARGQRVAAALMAATRSVSQSSLEPDEILRRVMQAAKELMNADRSTLWLRDPYTNELWTKIPFDEGGEKEIRLKIGEGYAGKVAETQKPINIPFDLYEHPDSETARKTDQRSGYRTYSLLCMPVFNPDGELIGVTQLINKRRSPEVMDEPTDDQDIPLWFRASFDHSDQKYMQIFNNQAGVILQNAELLAAVKRQEETLRYSIGVGKG
- a CDS encoding AAA-like domain-containing protein, with the translated sequence MDAKTALEFVDGLIYDQTGKHLSNLERDVFMGSWQGQTYEEIYPNNPEYVEKYVGYKLWQKLSTVLGEKVTKKQFRGALERTFQRQTHSSVAVLSQEATRVEKMSEQAVKQIFVSHRSQEPDRCLATDLCEAIATAGHHILMVDTGIIPTTYGQSDRDWLTHIDACLARCDFFILLLSPQAAVSEMVLEELRRVKELQSKSHRYHPIILPIQVNCPPEMPLNHDLQNYLRYVHQWVWQSPMDSTAVIQAIVDVINGDGANGNATLQSSSLTGLIDRQELSLTTQSPVFHIHPLAVPSPSPTLPTPCPIADPELPQGQVRLDSQFYVERSPYEARCYREIVQPGTLIRIKAPRQMGKTSLMSRILHQAREQGYRTVPLSFQHADRAVFESLDQLLQWVCTRVARRLHLPHAVDQYWSDTYGSKDNCTAYFEDCLLSEIDQPMVLALDEVDRVFQYPKIADDFFGLLRAWYEEAGYGDSDSGLWEKLRLIVVHSTEVYIPLDVNQSPFNVGLPIELSEFSPEQVSDLARRHGLNWHSDQVAQLMQIVGGHPYLVRLALYHIAQGQLTLPQLIETAPTEAGIYGDHLRRHLWNLQHHPELAIAFQRVVTSHQSVELASILAFKLHSLGLVQLQGNEVTPRFQLYQHYFGDRFGHSEV
- a CDS encoding Npun_R2479 family HD domain-containing metalloprotein — its product is MFNPTEVMIDQCVKRLTSGYHQAFGNRDTEYADLIGWVAHLTLEAIAHSDAPYHDIEHTILVTLVGQDILRGKQCLDGYVSPKDWAHYIISLLCHDIGYVKGVCQPDQMTQRLFASGRGDNLVQLAAGATDASLTPYHVDRGQQFVAEKFSNHPLIEVALIQDNIELTRFPAPDRDLYRDTYHYPGLTRAADLIGQLSDPRYLQKLPTLFYEFAETGTNQQLGYHHPDDLRASYPNFYRKVVYPYVQTALTYLEATQQGRQIVANLYANVLSAEQNYAGLSLAA
- a CDS encoding DUF4330 domain-containing protein, translated to MAILDSQGRLFGKISILDVGAAIIMLLVAAGIFLFPGSSGSVAQLGVETKPVEVDVMVRGLTVANPAEFVSEIRDAGKTNIIIRNQPYGQVDIKTVKELPRTVAAPQPDGSLRAIPDPRPELDYTVDMVITLGGNAQIVDSGPVLGNNKIKIGTPLEIEGLTYRFNTSVVGVRILQ